The Alistipes megaguti sequence CATCGACCACTTCTTCGTGATGAACGACGAGCAGGAGCTGCTCCTGGACGGCATCGCCTCGCGCAGCCGCGAGGATTCGCTGACCCTGTCGCTGCGCAACTTCGACCTGGGGCCCTTCACGCAGGTGGCCGAACGCATGGGCTACTACATCGAGGGGCGTACGAACGGACGGGCGACGATGAAATCGGTGCTGCGCGGTGCCGAGGTGACGGCCGACATCCTGCTCGACAGCGTCGAGGTGAACGACATCCCGGCACCGCCCATGCGGCTGGCCTCGCGCTGGGACTTTGCCCGCAACCGGGCCGGCGTGACGGTCACCAACCGCGAGAAACGCGATACGCTCGTGCGGGGCTTCTACGCTCCGACGCGCAGCCGCTACTATGCGCGGATGAATGTCGACAGCCTCGACATGGGGCTTCTGGATCCGCTGCTCTCGGGGGTGATCTCCTCGACCGAGGGGCTGGCTTCGGCCGATCTGGTGTTGCAGGGGCAGGGACGCGAGGCCGATCTGGGGGGTGAGATCCGCGTGTCGGGGCTCCGCACGACGGTCGACTTCACGCGGGTGACCTACGCCATGCCCGAGGCGCTGCTCACGGTGCACGACAACCGCTTCCAGGCCGCCAATGTCCCGGTCTACGACCCGCAGGGCAACCGCGGCCGTTTCGACTTCGATCTGAATCTCGAACACCTGTCGAACATCTCCTACGACGTGCGGGTGGCCCCGCAGCGGATGCTTGTGCTCAATACGACGGCCGAGGACAACGACCTCTTCCACGGACGGGTCTACGCCACGGGCATGGCCCGCATTGCGGGCAACAAGGGCTCGGTTGACATGGACATTACGGCCTCGACGGACGAGAATTCGTCGTTCGTCATGCCGTTGTCGAGCCGTTCGAACATCTCGAGTGCCGATTTCGTCCGCTTCGTGCAGCCGCGCAGGATCGACTCGCTGGACGATGTGGCGCGGCGCAAGCTCTCGTTCGAGCGTCGTCGGCGCCAGGAGTTCAACGCCGGCAGCAGCATGAACATCAACATGGCGCTTGACGTGCGGCCCAATGTCGAGATGGAGCTCGACGTGGCGGGCAATACGGTGCGCGGACGCGGCGCCGGGGCGCTGAACCTCGAGATCAATCCCCGCGAAAACCTTTTCATGATCAACGGCGACTATACGATCGAGGAGGGAACGTTCCTGCTCTCGCTGCAGCAGATCATCAACAAGCGCTTTACGATCGAGAGCGGATCGTCGATCCAGTGGACCGGTTCGCCGATGGAGGCGCAGCTCAACATCGACGGCATCTACAAGGTCAAGGCGTCGCTGCAGCCGCTGCTGCAGGGGACGTCGGAGAATCTGGGCGGCGACCGTTCGGTGCCGGTCGAGTGTGTGATCCACCTGGGCGAGTCGCTTTCGAACCCGAGCATCACGTTCGACGTGCGCGTGCCGGGGTCGGATCCCGAGACGGCGGCCGTGGTGGCCAGTGCGCTGTCGACCCCCGAGACGGTCGACACGCAGTTCCTCTACCTGCTGCTCTTCAACAGCTTCATGTCGGAGAGCACGTCGCAGTCGTCGTCGAACATCGGCAGTTCGGTCTCGGCGGCCACGGGGCTGGAGTTCGTCTCGAACATGGTGAGCACGTGGCTCTCGTCGTCGGACTACAACGTGGTGATCCGCTACCGGCCCAAGTCGGAGCTGACGAGCGACGAGGTGGACTTCGGGCTGTCGAAGAGCCTGATCAACAACCGCCTCTTCGTCGAGGTCGAGGGCAACTACCTGATCGACAACAAACAGGCGGTGAACAACAATACGATGTCGAACTTCATGGGCGAGGCCTACATCACCTACCTGATCGACCGCGCCGGGACGCTCAAGCTGAAGGCCTTCACGCAGACGATCGACCGTTTCGACGAGAACCAGGGTCTGCAGGAGACGGGCATGGGCGTCTACTTCAAGGAGGATTTCGACAATCTGCGCGACCTGCGCGACCGGATCCGGGAGCGTTTCACCAACAAGCGCCGCAAGGCGCGCCGGATGGCGCGTCGCACGCTGCGCGAGGCCAGGAAGGCGGAGCAGCGGGCCTGCGAGGAGGCTTCCGAAGCGTCGGAGCGCGCGAAGGAGTCCGCAACGGCCCCGGACAAGGCGGAGGAGGGGCCGCAGCCGTTCAGCCTTGCGGAGCCGCTCTACGAGGAGGACCCCTCGCCGGAGAAGATCGAAAAACCTGCCGTTCAGGCGGGGGACAGCGCGCGGCGCCGCATCAAAAAGGAGCATTCAATCAAGTAAAACACCAATAATTCACACAAAACGCTATGACAACATTTTTGCAGGCCGCCGAGGTGGTGGCCGTAAGTGAAGAGACCCGCATGGGCTTGTGGACGCTGTTTACCAAGGGCGGCTGGCTGATGTGGCCGCTGCTGGTGCTGGGGGGAGTGACGATCTTCATCTTCGTGGAGCGCTTTCTGGCCATCCGCAAGGCCTCGGTGCTGGACATGAACTTCATGAACCGCATCCGCGACTACATTTCGGACGGCAAGATCTCGACGGCCGTCAACCTGTGCAAGAAGACCGACACGCCGATCGCCCGCATGGTCGAGAAGGGCATCGAGCGCATCGGACGTCCGATGAGCGACGTGCAGACGGCCATCGAGAATGTGGCCAATCTCGAGGTTTCGAAGCTCGAAAACGGGCTTCCGTTCCTGGCGACGATCGCCGGCGGCGCCCCGATGCTGGGCTTCCTCGGCACGGTGCTCGGCATGGTGCAGACCTTCATGGACATGTCGGCGGCGGGCGGTACGGTCGACCTGGCGCTGTTGGCCAGCGGTATGTACGTGGCCATGGTGACGACCGTCGGCGGTCTGATCGTCGGCATCCCGGCCTACTTCGGCTACAACTATCTGGTGGCCCGCATCGAGAAGCTGGTCTTCCAGATGGAGGCCAACTCGATCGCCTTCATGGACATTCTGAATCAACCCGTTCAAAAATAGACGGCCATGGCAATCAAACACGGTTCGAAAGTCGATAAATCGTTTTCGGCCTCGTCGATGACCGACCTGATGTTCCTGCTGCTGCTCTTCCTGCTGATCGCCACGACGCTGATCAACCCCAATGCCCTGAAGCTGATGTTGCCCAAAAGTTCGAACCAGCTCAAGGACAAGGCGATGACGACGGTTTCGGTGCAGGATCTGAAGAACGGCCACTACCGCTATTACGTCGAGAGCAACGAGGTGGGTTCGATCGAAGGGGTCGAGCGGGCACTCAAGGCGCGCCTCGACGGGCAGAAGGAGCCCACCGTATCGCTGCACTGCGACAAGACGGTGGCAGTCGACGAGGTGGTCAAGGTGATGAACATCGCCAAGGACAACAATTACAAACTGATACTGGCCACCACGCCGCGATAGCCGTATGTATTACTATGATCCCGATAACAGGTCCCCGCGACGGTGGGCGATTGTGGCGGCAGCGGTCTATGGCGTGCTGCTCGCGGGATCGTTCGCCGCGGTGTCGTTCGACTTCACGCCGGCGCTCGAGAAGCCGGGCGACACGATCCTGATCGACCTGACGGAGCCGGTGCCTGAGGAGCCGCCGCGGCCTCCGGTGCAGGTGGCCGAGGAGCCGCGCGTCCACGACGAGGCGGCTCCGGTGGAGCAGGTGGCCCAGGCTGCGGGCAAGGACGAGGTGACCGAGACCCCCAATCCGCGGGCGCTCTTCAAGATGAACCGCGGCGGGGCGGACGAACCCGACAATGCGGGCAATCCACGCGCCCGGGAGGGCGAGGACAAGGCTTCGGGCCGGGGTCCGGGTCTGAATCCCGACGGACTGGACCAGCTGGACAAGGGGCTCCAGGGTCGCGGACTGGTGGGCGACCTGCCGCGTCCGTCCTACCCGGGCGGTAAGAGCGGCAAGGTGGTGATCCGGGTGACGGTCGACGCGCGGGGCCGGGTCACGGGAGCCTCCTACGAACCGGTGGGTTCGACGACCGATGCTCCGGAACTGGTTGCGGCGGCGCGTCAGGCGGCCCTCAAGGCGCGCTTCACGGAGAGCCGTGCCGCGGTGCAGGGCGGAACGATAACCTATGTATTCACACTGAATTGATGAACCGATGAAACGAATTTTGCTCGTGCTGCTCGGGAGCCTCCTCATGACGGGGGCCTACGCGGCAAAACCCGCCCGTGCGGGTCGTGAGGCGCCGCAGCGAGCGGGCGCCCATCTGCGTTTGGAGGAGACGTCGTGGAATTTCGGCGACGTGCCGCGCCGGGGCGACGATCTGGTGCACGAATTCCGCTTTGTGAACGACGGCGAACGGCCGTTGGTGCTGGTGCGCGTCATCACGTCGTGTTCGTGCATCCGGGCGTCGTTCTCGAAGCGCCCCGTGGCTCCGGCCGATTCGGGGGTGATCCGCATCATCTACGAGCCGCACAAGAGTGAACCCGGCGCCTTCAACAAGGTGATCCAGATCTACTCCAATTCGGTCGACGGACGCGACATCCTCACCGTGCAGGGCAATTCGCTCGACGACGAGGAGCTGGAACGCAGCCGCGAGACGCGTCCGAAGGGGCCGAAACCCAGAAACAAATAATACCATATATCTATATAATACGATGGCACTACTCTTTTCCAATGCTACGGTTCTGCCGATGACCTCGGCGGAGGATGCCCTCCGCACGTTCCGGGGCTGGGTGGGCATCGACGCAAACCGCCTGACGCTGGTTACCGACTCGGAGACGGAGGCTGCGGCATTCCGCACGGCACACGCCGGTCTGCGCGAGATCGACTGCCGCGGCAAACTCCTTATGCCGGGACTGATCAACACCCACTGCCACGCCGGCATGACCCTTCAGCGCAGCTATGCCGACGACATCACGCTCATGGAGTGGCTCAACGACTACATTTGGCCCTTCGAGTCGCGGCAGACGCCCGACGAGGTGGCGCTGGGCATGACGCTCGGCATCGTCGAGATGCTGCTGGGCGGCGTGACGTCGTTCGTCGACATGTACTATGACGAGGATCGGTGCGTGGAGGTGGCCGAGCGGCTGGGGATCCGGGCGGTGCTGGGCTGCAACTACTTCGATTCGAACATCGGGGAGGTCTTCCCGCAGGTGGAGCGGGCCGTCGAACGGGCCGCCGCCGGAAGCGGCCGTGTGCGGATCGCCGTGGCGCCCCATTCGGCCTATACGGTCTCGCCGGAGAATCTGGTGCGGGGGCGGGAGCTGGCCGAGCGGCTCGATCTGGGGATGATGACCCATATCGCCGAGACGCGTGACGAGATCCGGATCGTGGGCGAGCGCTATGGCCGCACGCCGGTCGCACACCTCGATGCCCTGGGGCTTCTGGGACCGCATATGATCGGCGCCCACTGTGTCCATGTCACGGATTCCGATTTGGCGACGCTCGTGGAAC is a genomic window containing:
- a CDS encoding MotA/TolQ/ExbB proton channel family protein, translated to MTTFLQAAEVVAVSEETRMGLWTLFTKGGWLMWPLLVLGGVTIFIFVERFLAIRKASVLDMNFMNRIRDYISDGKISTAVNLCKKTDTPIARMVEKGIERIGRPMSDVQTAIENVANLEVSKLENGLPFLATIAGGAPMLGFLGTVLGMVQTFMDMSAAGGTVDLALLASGMYVAMVTTVGGLIVGIPAYFGYNYLVARIEKLVFQMEANSIAFMDILNQPVQK
- a CDS encoding biopolymer transporter ExbD; the encoded protein is MAIKHGSKVDKSFSASSMTDLMFLLLLFLLIATTLINPNALKLMLPKSSNQLKDKAMTTVSVQDLKNGHYRYYVESNEVGSIEGVERALKARLDGQKEPTVSLHCDKTVAVDEVVKVMNIAKDNNYKLILATTPR
- a CDS encoding TonB family protein, translating into MYYYDPDNRSPRRWAIVAAAVYGVLLAGSFAAVSFDFTPALEKPGDTILIDLTEPVPEEPPRPPVQVAEEPRVHDEAAPVEQVAQAAGKDEVTETPNPRALFKMNRGGADEPDNAGNPRAREGEDKASGRGPGLNPDGLDQLDKGLQGRGLVGDLPRPSYPGGKSGKVVIRVTVDARGRVTGASYEPVGSTTDAPELVAAARQAALKARFTESRAAVQGGTITYVFTLN
- a CDS encoding DUF1573 domain-containing protein; amino-acid sequence: MKRILLVLLGSLLMTGAYAAKPARAGREAPQRAGAHLRLEETSWNFGDVPRRGDDLVHEFRFVNDGERPLVLVRVITSCSCIRASFSKRPVAPADSGVIRIIYEPHKSEPGAFNKVIQIYSNSVDGRDILTVQGNSLDDEELERSRETRPKGPKPRNK
- a CDS encoding amidohydrolase family protein, with amino-acid sequence MALLFSNATVLPMTSAEDALRTFRGWVGIDANRLTLVTDSETEAAAFRTAHAGLREIDCRGKLLMPGLINTHCHAGMTLQRSYADDITLMEWLNDYIWPFESRQTPDEVALGMTLGIVEMLLGGVTSFVDMYYDEDRCVEVAERLGIRAVLGCNYFDSNIGEVFPQVERAVERAAAGSGRVRIAVAPHSAYTVSPENLVRGRELAERLDLGMMTHIAETRDEIRIVGERYGRTPVAHLDALGLLGPHMIGAHCVHVTDSDLATLVERGVTVSHNPQSNMKISSGVAPVEKMLRVGALVTVATDGTCSNNDLDMWEELRTAAFLQKSATGDPTALPAWEVLRMATANGARAMGYADGELGVLREGALADLIVVDLQKPHLQPIHNVVSNLAYCGKASDVETVVVDGRIVVENRRIAGVDLPDLYARVGEAVRRITTAG